GTCCGAGGAAATGCGGATCGGCTGCCTGCCGCTCGCCCAGGAATTGAAGATCGTGACCCAGGAGATCCTGATCGGTAAATCGAAATCCGACGTTTTTCGTTCGCTGGCTAATCGTACGGAAGTTGAAGAACTGCGGGCACTGGCCGTGACTTTGATTCAGGCGGACCGGCTCGGCACGAGCATCGGTACCTCTTTGCGCGTGCTGGCCGACTCGATGCGCTTCAAACGGCGCCAACGCGCGGAAGAAGCGGCCAACAAAGTATCCGTAAAGCTGGTCTTTCCGCTGGTGCTGTTGATCTTCCCGGAACTGCTCATTGTGCTCGTGGGACCGGCCATGATCAGCATATTCAGAACACTACAGGACGTTGCCAAGTAACCTCTTTTAATAAGGAGATTCACAATGAACCTCGACCTCACCACAGTAATCCTGTTTGCGGTTGCCGTATTGCTGGGCATCGCCTACTTCACGAGACGCGCGTCTCGTCTAAAACGCCAACACCGCAAGCTGTAACAGTTCGCGGGCTCGTGGCTTGAATTCTGAGCCCGCCCCCTTAACCGGTGTTTGCCGAACACAAAAAGGCGGCCGTTTTCCGGCCGCCTTTTGATTAGCTGTGTGCCCGGCACAAGGTAGGATCTGTTGCGTGGGGTCCTGCTCCGATCTTGTCTCGCTCCGCGGATCGGGGTCAGATTGAGACCTGACGCCGTTGTGTGCCGCCGGGCGACCCTGCCCGGCGCCGCCGTTCTATCTCACCCGGCGGTACTTACACATCATCATCTCGGTCCACTTGCCGTCCTTACCGAGCACATTTCCGGTCAGCGTGCGCTCGTTGTCGGAGATCAGCGTGTGCACGTCCTTGTACTTCAGCGTGCCGCTGTCACCCATGAAATCCGGTCCCTCGCAGTTGAGCGTCAGCACCTTCTGAGCGGAGTCGAGCTCACCCTCGTACACCCACAGGTAGGTCATCATCGACCCCACCCACGAGCCGACGAACCGGTTGCTGCGCGTGTCGTACCCGGCTGTCAGCATGGTCTTCCCGGTGCCGCCCCCAGGCATCTCTCCCTCGCCGTCAGCGATAATCCAGATATCTCCGGCCGAGCGAACTACCTCTCTGCCGCCGAATTTTACCGGCGCCTCGCCCGGTTTCATACAGGCTTCGATTTCGTATGTCCATCCGCCCACCATTCGGCGCAGCCAGGCATGTTCTTTTTGTGCTTCGACTTTCATGGTTTACTCCTGCGAGTTAGAAGTTTGTCAA
This genomic stretch from Candidatus Zixiibacteriota bacterium harbors:
- a CDS encoding DUF1579 domain-containing protein; amino-acid sequence: MKVEAQKEHAWLRRMVGGWTYEIEACMKPGEAPVKFGGREVVRSAGDIWIIADGEGEMPGGGTGKTMLTAGYDTRSNRFVGSWVGSMMTYLWVYEGELDSAQKVLTLNCEGPDFMGDSGTLKYKDVHTLISDNERTLTGNVLGKDGKWTEMMMCKYRRVR